The following are encoded together in the Zingiber officinale cultivar Zhangliang chromosome 8A, Zo_v1.1, whole genome shotgun sequence genome:
- the LOC122011337 gene encoding putative disease resistance protein RGA4, whose protein sequence is MSVFRELQHLLLQVLPSSSLIAQGRLLCIQNHLAMVCDSLWTIDSMIVIPEMGMMYNNYCKNWPGFNLLDMPVEFADWERDVAAVVIDAGELLSRIMDWEASLHRSIAGNTQQVHFRHVILVELKEMLCNLNSLVLRGSAMGLRRDPMGSMNPLREDYSIVLKNEVVGREEDLEKLVAIFEQQLVSSNNNGDDNNPFVIVIDGKVGVGKTTLAHMIYHHTWVRQQFHHRIWVDLPLVSTFKMINIIGNEFVRSINKEEYCDQKLHLDLPLPAMWEYINEQLCGEWNELKNILLCVGGRGSGVLIIYKSSTKSAVRDMGFLNGMKDIITYRLNPLSVDAWVELFKRQAVMRIPSSKQDKSEKDAWLFQNYFPSKTFGAKVFGSLSHNILAPFANKLFNDIYMVRNFPLVIIRLHQYHHLLDVDNDYDVILHMLTAEYLIPTEGLEQGWIQLYARSLRYINMRVQALLFSRMVYLHMKVPEDSTIIPRYCRYLCLKINHRAIPFRLLTIPVEVSNKLITLILREHEEATQEDVEEITLQVYKKRRMKATTAISKFLDKMSVRLIHLRILVVETGMIQRLPNEISKLVNLRYLHLSKLKIELLPKSLFDLPNLRILSLLRCQNLQKIPEQIHRLKKLQILKLAYCTKLQRLPKSITRLKNLEVIDVEGCCWLSKLLDYLVSFKSLRILNITRCASLSQIPHGIEQSIDLRKLSGIFVGVDGGFVLAQLQTLTNLQEIRLRNLERAEKTQTEVLMGQQSLCDLSLHWGGEEADESSESATSLQVLEALRPNVHLKRLEIISYKGVEFPTWMSKQELVRFDSLVEVRLINLRRCATLPSLGQLPCLEKLEISGMDLIKHIDNIFYGDGDTFSVLRELTFSEMLALEKWSVPKGKCILFFPRLTQLTLVQCPKLKEIDLHYYCGTMRVWLNNETIWSAKFYCWDNFRYIRIIEIVGCQELRCLPQGMRRFERLSKMTINSCNNLTTLVALDSLIELNIYACPLLAFNLEAFTELRRLTIKGCPKMQM, encoded by the exons ATGTCGGTGTTCCGCGAATTGCAGCATCTATTGCTGCAGGTGCTGCCATCGTCTTCCCTGATAGCACAAGGTCGCTTGCTGTGTATCCAAAACCACTTGGCCATGGTCTGTGATAGCCTTTGGACTATCGATTCAATGATCGTTATCCCTGAGATGGGAATGATGTATAACAATTATTGTAAAAATTGGCCTGGGTTTAATTTGTTAGATATGCCTGTAGAATTTGCAGATTGGGAGAGAGATGTGGCTGCAGTAGTTATAGATGCGGGAGAGTTACTCAGTAGAATCATGGATTGGGAAGCCAGTTTGCATCGTTCCATTGCGGGCAACACCCAACAGGTGCACTTTCGCCATGTTATTCTAGTGGAGCTGAAAGAGATGTTGTGCAACTTGAATTCTCTTGTGCTGAGAGGATCTGCTATGGGTCTTCGGAGGGATCCTATGGGTTCTATGAACCCACTCCGAGAAGACTACTCAATTGTCCTAAAAAATGAGGTGGTGGGTAGAGAGGAAGATCTAGAGAAACTTGTTGCAATCTTTGAACAACAATTAGTATCGTCCAACAATAATGGTGATGATAACAACCCGTTCGTAATTGTCATAGATGGCAAAGTAGGAGTTGGGAAGACGACTTTGGCACATATGATCTACCACCACACTTGGGTTCGCCAACAATTTCATCATCGCATTTGGGTGGATCTACCCCTCGTTTCGACATTCAAGATGATTAATATAATTGGAAACGAATTTGTAAGGTCCATAAACAAGGAAGAATATTGTGATCAGAAATTACACCTAGACCTGCCGCTACCAGCCATGTGGGAATATATTAATGAACAACTCTGTG GTGAGTGGAATGAATTGAAGAACATCCTTTTGTGTGTGGGCGGGCGTGGGAGTGGAGTCTTGATCATCTACAAATCATCAACAAAATCAGCTGTAAGAGACATGGGTTTTCTAAATGGGATGAAGGATATTATAACATACCGCTTGAATCCCTTATCGGTGGATGCATGGGTGGAATTATTCAAGAGACAGGCAGTAATGAGAATCCCCTCATCGAAGCAGGACAAATCAGAGAAGGATGCATGGCTCTTCCAAAATTACTTTCCTAGTAAAACTTTTGGGGCAAAGGTTTTTGGATCGTTAAGCCATAATATTCTGGCACCATTTGCAAATAAGTTATTCAATGATATTTATATGGTTAGGAATTTTCCACTTGTCATCATACGATTACACCAATACCATCACCTACTTGATgttgataatgattatgatgtcatcttacATATGTTGACCGCTGAATACCTCATACCAACTGAAGGCCTCGAACAAGGTTGGATTCAGCTCTATGCAAGATCTTTAAGATATATAAACATGCGAGTACAAGCATTACTGTTttcaaggatggtttacttgcaTATGAAGGTTCCCGAAGATTCAACTATTATTCCAAGGTACTGTCGCTATTTGTGTTTGAAAATTAATCATAGAGCTATACCATTTCGACTACTGACCATACCAGTTGAGGTGAGCAATAAACTGATAACATTGATTCTACGAGAACATGAGGAAGCAACACAAGAAGACGTTGAGGAGATAACACTTCAAGTATACAAAAAAAGACGCATGAAAGCAACAACTGCAATATCAAAGTTCCTCGATAAGATGTCGGTAAGACTTATACATTTGCGTATATTAGTTGTAGAAACTGGTATGATCCAAAGGCTACCCAATGAAATTAGTAAGTTGGTTAACTTGAGATACCTCCACCTTTCAAAGCTTAAGATAGAGTTACTTCCGAAATCACTTTTTGACCTACCTAATTTGCGAATTTTAAGTTTGCTTCGTTGCCAAAATCTTCAAAAGATACCTGAACAAATCCATCGGCTTAAAAAGTTGCAGATTTTGAAACTAGCTTATTGCACAAAGCTTCAGCGGTTACCAAAATCTATAACAAGGCTTAAAAACTTGGAAGTGATTGATGTGGAAGGTTGTTGTTGGCTAAGCAAACTCCTAGATTATTTGGTCAGTTTTAAATCACTGAGAATCCTCAACATCACAAGATGTGCATCCTTGTCTCAAATTCCCCATGGGATTGAACAATCAATTGACCTTCGTAAGTTGTCAGGAATATTTGTCGGTGTCGATGGAGGTTTTGTGCTCGCACAGTTGCAAACTTTAACAAATCTTCAGGAAATAAGATTACGAAACCTAGAACGAGCAGAGAAGACTCAAACTGAGGTGCTGATGGGCCAACAAAGTCTTTGTGACTTGTCATTGCATTGGGGTGGTGAAGAAGCAGATGAAAGTTCTGAATCAGCTACATCACTGCAGGTACTCGAAGCTCTCCGACCAAACGTGCATTTGAAAAGGCTAGAGATCATTTCTTATAAGGGAGTGGAATTTCCTACTTGGATGAGTAAACAAGAACTTGTTCGTTTCGATTCTTTGGTTGAAGTGAGACTCATCAATCTCAGGAGGTGTGCTACATTACCATCACTCGGTCAACTTCCTTGTCTGGAGAAGCTTGAGATAAGTGGAATGGATTTAATAAAACACATAGATAATATATTTTATGGTGACGGCGACACATTTTCTGTGTTGAGAGAGCTCACTTTCTCAGAAATGCTTGCACTAGAGAAATGGTCTGTGCCGAAAGGAAAATGTATATTGTTTTTCCCAAGGCTTACACAATTGACACTAGTTCAGTGCCCAAAACTCAAGGAAATAGATCTGCATTATTATTGTGGTACAATGAGAGTATGGTTGAACAATGAGACAATATGGTCTGCTAAATTTTACTGTTGGGACAACTTCCGATACATCAGAATTATAGAGATAGTCGGGTGCCAAGAGCTGAGATGCTTGCCACAGGGTATGCGAAGGTTTGAGCGTCTATCAAAGATGACAATTAATAGTTGCAACAATTTGACGACTCTGGTAGCATTGGATTCACTTATAGAATTGAACATATATGCTTGCCCTCTGCTAGCATTCAACCTAGAAGCATTTACAGAACTTAGGAGGCTTACAATTAAAGGCTGCCCGAAGATGCAAATGTGA